One Mailhella massiliensis DNA segment encodes these proteins:
- a CDS encoding TRAP transporter small permease — protein sequence MMRKALDCLVAVLTAFGGAVLLMQVLLTALDVSLRFFFDSPIAASYELSEIGMGIIAPVACLYCAFKNEHVSVDIIYDRLPSAGQAFSRILSNIIVLVFAVLLTWQSWYQILEVKEMGVTSPMLGIPMWPVACVFLISFLLLIPISFRHMIKDGE from the coding sequence ATGATGAGAAAGGCCCTAGACTGTCTGGTGGCGGTGCTGACGGCTTTCGGCGGAGCGGTGCTGCTCATGCAGGTTCTGCTTACCGCACTGGATGTGTCCCTCCGCTTCTTCTTCGACTCGCCCATTGCCGCCTCCTATGAGCTTTCCGAAATAGGCATGGGCATCATCGCGCCCGTGGCGTGCCTGTACTGTGCCTTTAAAAATGAACATGTCAGTGTGGACATCATTTACGACCGGCTTCCGTCGGCGGGCCAGGCTTTTTCCCGCATTCTGTCCAACATCATCGTTCTGGTCTTTGCCGTGCTTCTGACATGGCAGTCCTGGTATCAGATTCTGGAAGTGAAGGAGATGGGGGTGACAAGCCCCATGCTCGGAATTCCCATGTGGCCCGTCGCCTGTGTTTTTCTTATTTCATTTCTGCTTCTCATTCCGATCTCGTTTCGACATATGATAAAGGATGGGGAATGA
- a CDS encoding TRAP transporter substrate-binding protein produces the protein MRFVKKAALSLMLSLLWAGAASAEPVTLKFATQNAENAFTTENAVKPWIKQIEEDSQGTLKIDLYANQTLAKGPQVWNAIRNGIADMGWITMGMYAGMNPELEITGLDLTGYRGAMDGTPLLWKVYDSFDSVRKPFAANRIIALWMLEKSANLLISKKPVRTLEDIKGMKIRCTVPYVPWVKALGGIPVVMAMPDVYTSLQKGIIDGLLGDWEVQEGFRFYDVAGYATANIPIGAPVFCIAMNKSSYERLPDAAKAAIDKHSGLAGSMFMAEHFSYDTLQLKDKCLPHMKELIVLSDEERLRWSERTGRPLWEEWLKDMEKKGKKNAPAILEMMLK, from the coding sequence ATGCGATTTGTGAAGAAGGCCGCCTTGTCGCTGATGTTGTCTCTGCTGTGGGCCGGCGCTGCGTCGGCGGAGCCCGTCACGCTGAAGTTCGCCACGCAGAACGCGGAAAACGCCTTTACCACGGAAAATGCCGTCAAACCGTGGATAAAGCAGATCGAAGAGGACTCTCAGGGAACGCTGAAAATAGATCTCTACGCCAATCAGACTCTGGCCAAGGGGCCGCAGGTGTGGAATGCCATACGCAACGGCATCGCGGATATGGGCTGGATCACCATGGGCATGTATGCCGGCATGAACCCTGAGCTGGAGATCACGGGACTGGACCTTACGGGATACCGTGGCGCCATGGACGGCACGCCGCTTCTGTGGAAGGTGTACGACAGCTTTGATTCCGTGCGCAAGCCCTTTGCCGCCAACAGAATCATCGCTCTGTGGATGCTGGAGAAAAGCGCCAATCTTCTGATTTCAAAGAAGCCCGTGCGTACGCTGGAAGACATCAAGGGCATGAAGATACGCTGCACGGTTCCCTATGTGCCGTGGGTCAAGGCTCTGGGCGGCATTCCCGTGGTCATGGCCATGCCCGACGTCTACACCAGCCTGCAGAAGGGGATCATCGACGGTCTTCTCGGTGACTGGGAAGTGCAGGAAGGTTTCCGCTTCTATGATGTGGCGGGATACGCGACGGCCAATATTCCCATCGGCGCTCCCGTGTTCTGCATTGCCATGAACAAGTCCTCCTACGAACGCCTGCCCGATGCGGCAAAGGCCGCCATCGACAAGCATTCCGGCCTTGCCGGGAGCATGTTCATGGCCGAACACTTCTCCTACGATACCCTGCAGCTCAAGGACAAGTGTCTGCCTCACATGAAGGAACTCATTGTCCTTTCCGATGAGGAACGGCTGCGCTGGTCCGAAAGGACGGGACGTCCTCTCTGGGAGGAATGGCTGAAGGATATGGAAAAGAAGGGCAAGAAGAACGCTCCCGCCATTCTTGAAATGATGCTGAAGTAA
- a CDS encoding FAD-dependent oxidoreductase: MSSPIVYKTDVLVVGGGFSGSWAALTAAATARDVLIVDKAARDWRGLGMMSGGDMIVMQPEFHVEDLLDEMVYYYDGLCDQPLVRKILEHSYERFCDLERWGHIFARDENGKLRFVVQRGLKYMRYYLYHPYGKGGPHTCNTLYDQLSARGVRRMSNIQLVKLIKRDGRVVGAAGFHTRSGLPCVIKAGAVVLCTNTGGFKMSYLSNTSCGEGALLGYEAGAEFQNMEFLQNWTCPVAFAWEGQTGMLPHGARFVNNKGEDFMKKYSPLRGAKADPHYNIRGMVLETRAGNGPTSFDTSTMTEEGVRVMTPTGGWMLLNSDKLKALGIDFFHQKTEWMPQFHYVFGGMKTSLDGNTGVPGLYAAGRASSLHTGVYMGGWDTCMTSTTGCFAGEAAAREAMDTESGDFSVDDALEEIRPVTSKLGKSGILPKDVVRSIQELMVPEEVSVLKTGHGLNRALHTLEKIRDEYVPEMAAQDPHYLMKLMEARGMTLVAEMYLRASLARKESRCGHFREDYPLRGGSPEWIRVRRGEGGMHLSYVAVPIGSEGYPVRPYRYYMDDFDYPDQPKSL; encoded by the coding sequence ATGTCTTCTCCCATTGTCTACAAGACGGATGTTCTGGTCGTCGGCGGCGGTTTTTCCGGATCTTGGGCGGCCCTTACGGCTGCGGCGACGGCCAGGGATGTGCTCATCGTCGACAAGGCTGCGCGCGACTGGCGGGGACTCGGCATGATGAGCGGCGGCGACATGATCGTCATGCAGCCGGAATTTCATGTGGAAGATCTGCTGGACGAAATGGTGTATTACTACGACGGCCTGTGCGATCAGCCTCTTGTCCGCAAAATACTGGAACACTCCTATGAGCGTTTCTGCGATCTGGAACGCTGGGGGCATATCTTCGCCAGGGATGAAAACGGAAAGCTCCGTTTTGTGGTGCAGCGCGGTCTCAAATACATGCGCTATTACCTTTATCATCCTTACGGCAAGGGCGGACCGCATACCTGCAATACGCTGTACGATCAGCTCAGCGCCCGCGGCGTGCGCCGCATGTCCAATATCCAGCTTGTAAAGCTCATCAAGCGCGACGGTCGCGTGGTAGGCGCGGCTGGCTTCCATACCCGCAGCGGGCTGCCCTGCGTGATCAAGGCCGGCGCGGTGGTTCTGTGCACCAACACCGGCGGATTCAAGATGTCCTACCTCAGCAATACTTCCTGCGGGGAAGGCGCGCTGCTGGGCTATGAAGCCGGAGCCGAATTCCAGAACATGGAATTTCTCCAGAACTGGACCTGTCCCGTAGCCTTCGCCTGGGAAGGGCAGACCGGTATGCTGCCGCACGGTGCGCGTTTTGTGAACAACAAGGGCGAGGACTTCATGAAAAAGTATTCGCCCCTTCGGGGAGCCAAGGCCGATCCGCATTACAATATCCGCGGCATGGTACTGGAAACCCGAGCCGGAAACGGCCCCACCAGCTTCGATACGAGCACCATGACGGAAGAGGGCGTGAGAGTCATGACGCCTACCGGAGGCTGGATGCTCCTCAACTCCGACAAGCTGAAGGCTCTCGGCATAGACTTCTTCCATCAGAAGACGGAATGGATGCCGCAGTTCCACTATGTGTTCGGCGGCATGAAGACGAGTCTCGACGGCAATACCGGTGTTCCCGGTCTGTACGCCGCCGGCCGCGCGAGCAGCCTGCATACGGGCGTGTACATGGGCGGCTGGGATACCTGCATGACGAGCACGACGGGCTGCTTCGCCGGAGAGGCTGCCGCCCGTGAGGCAATGGATACGGAGTCCGGAGATTTTTCCGTCGACGATGCGCTGGAGGAAATCAGACCGGTGACTTCGAAGCTCGGCAAGTCCGGCATTCTGCCCAAGGACGTGGTGCGCTCCATTCAGGAACTGATGGTGCCCGAGGAAGTTTCCGTACTCAAGACGGGGCATGGTCTCAACAGAGCTCTGCATACGCTCGAAAAGATACGGGACGAATATGTCCCCGAGATGGCGGCGCAGGATCCGCACTATCTGATGAAACTTATGGAAGCCCGGGGTATGACTCTTGTGGCGGAAATGTACCTGCGCGCCTCGCTGGCCCGCAAGGAATCGCGCTGCGGGCACTTCCGGGAGGATTATCCCCTTCGCGGAGGAAGTCCGGAATGGATACGCGTACGCCGGGGAGAAGGCGGCATGCATCTTTCTTATGTGGCCGTTCCCATCGGTTCCGAGGGTTATCCTGTAAGACCGTACCGGTATTACATGGATGACTTTGATTACCCTGATCAGCCGAAGAGTCTGTAA